Genomic segment of Desulfovibrio sp. Fe33:
CCAGTAATCAAAGGGCGAGGCCGCCTTGCTGAGCATGTGGTGGTTTGCCTGCTTGTTTTTGCCTCGGATGACGGTGAAGCCGTCGGTGGTGCGGAACAGGCTGACGGCCAAACCGCGGAATCGCTTGGGCAGGGCGGCGGGACCTTCCGGTTCGGGCGATGTCTGGTGCGCGGCGGGATGGATTTCGATTGTTCCGTCTTCGGCCTGGGCCAGTTGGGCAAGCAGCTCGCGGCGGCGGCGTTCGATGTGCGGAAAGCCCCGCTGCGCCTTGGCAGACAGTTTGAAATACCGTTTCATGTTCTCGGTGGGAGACAGGAACGGGTTGAGGATCACTGTCATGGGACCGTGCACAGGGTGCGAAACTTCCACGGATTCGAGACCTTCGGCGTTCTTGAATCGGTACAGCTCGGCTTGCAACGCTTCGGCTTTGATCTGCTCGGCGGCCAGGGCTTCGAGTCGCGCCTGCTCCTCGTCCAGCCTGGCCAGGTTGCGTTGGAGTTTTTTGCGTATACGCTTGAGCTGAACGGTTTGCGCCTTGTCCTCTTCCATGTCGAGCAGGGGGAAGAGGGTGCTTTCGCCGTGGGCTCGGGCGGCTTCAAGGGCCGAGTCGAACGTCTCGTCATCGTGGCCGGTCGGCCAGGCTGTGGGAGGCTGTCGGCCGTCGTCGGATCGGGAAATGTGGAAACTGTCGGCCGAGGCGGTGGCTACGCGGAAGTAGAGGGCGTGGGCCTGTTCTTCCGGGAGGTAGGCCAGGGCCTTGCGCAGGAGCGGCGATATGTGCGGATAGGCACGCCAGATTTCCGGATCGTCGAGGACGTCTTCCATGGCGGGCCATTCCGGCTCGGAGGAAAAGGACGGCGGCAGTTCATCGGCCAGGGTCATGCCGGTGCGGCAGTCCAGGATGAGGAAGGTTTTGCCGTCCGGGTCGGTGCGCGGAGTGAGCTCCAACGCCAGCCGCAGATTGGGCCAATCCCGATGTACGGCCAGAATCCTGCGGTTTCGCAGCCGTTTGCGAAACCACATGGCCATGGCCGGAGCGGTTTGCGGGTTGGCGGGCTTGACCGCGGAGAGAAATAAATGGCCCGCCGATTTGGCGGGCCGGAAGATCATGTATAGAGGTTCGCCCGTGTTCTGGATGGCCAGCACCCAGACTCCGGGGGCCGGGCCGAATACCTTGTCTATTCGGCGACCGGTTAGGATGGACGCGAGTTCCGCGCTCAGGAAGCGGAAAAAGTTGGCTTCCACGGCCGTCTCCGTCCAAGGCCGGGTGTGCGGCTAGTCGCCGCGGACGGCCTCGTCCTCTTCCTGTTTGCTTTTGCAGTTGATGCACAGCGTGGTCATGGG
This window contains:
- a CDS encoding NFACT RNA binding domain-containing protein; translation: MEANFFRFLSAELASILTGRRIDKVFGPAPGVWVLAIQNTGEPLYMIFRPAKSAGHLFLSAVKPANPQTAPAMAMWFRKRLRNRRILAVHRDWPNLRLALELTPRTDPDGKTFLILDCRTGMTLADELPPSFSSEPEWPAMEDVLDDPEIWRAYPHISPLLRKALAYLPEEQAHALYFRVATASADSFHISRSDDGRQPPTAWPTGHDDETFDSALEAARAHGESTLFPLLDMEEDKAQTVQLKRIRKKLQRNLARLDEEQARLEALAAEQIKAEALQAELYRFKNAEGLESVEVSHPVHGPMTVILNPFLSPTENMKRYFKLSAKAQRGFPHIERRRRELLAQLAQAEDGTIEIHPAAHQTSPEPEGPAALPKRFRGLAVSLFRTTDGFTVIRGKNKQANHHMLSKAASPFDYWFHAEDGPSSHVILKRDHPGQDVPETSLIQAAALCGLKSYRKDDGKADIMYALVKDVRKVKGFNLGQVAVDRKLGTLRVDLDPDLESRLA